One window from the genome of Sphaerotilus microaerophilus encodes:
- a CDS encoding metallophosphoesterase, giving the protein MHRPTPAPLRLQLLSDLHLENDPHRVFDAAPGIDLLVLAGDVGSYQAGSALAGGDGDFGLGQFSPRRPGSPWPRVLYVPGNHEYDGLPYAATRARLRATCERLGIDWLDREVRVIDGWRFIGCTLWSDFDALASPEALALKAEGLAGGTLTGTPTRRTLRRQLHEAKTAAADPVSELTRRLREREKAFRAANYYLGKNSTLDDADGTPLLAERLRELGLADQAWLQAALAQPHDGRTVVVTHFAPSLRSADPRYGLTPGTAGFCNALDGWLAQADLWLHGHLHCAQDYRVGRCRVVANPLGYATKGEQEGFLARMTLSL; this is encoded by the coding sequence ATGCACCGACCCACGCCTGCGCCCCTGCGCCTGCAGCTGCTCTCCGACCTGCACCTCGAGAACGACCCGCACCGCGTCTTTGACGCCGCGCCCGGCATCGACCTGCTGGTGCTGGCCGGCGACGTGGGCTCCTACCAGGCCGGTTCGGCGCTCGCCGGGGGGGACGGCGATTTCGGGCTCGGCCAGTTCTCCCCCCGCCGCCCGGGCTCGCCCTGGCCGCGCGTGCTCTACGTGCCCGGCAACCACGAGTACGACGGCCTGCCCTACGCCGCCACCCGCGCCCGGCTGCGCGCCACCTGCGAACGCCTGGGCATCGACTGGCTGGACCGGGAGGTGCGCGTGATCGATGGGTGGCGCTTCATCGGCTGCACGCTGTGGAGCGACTTCGACGCGCTCGCTTCGCCCGAAGCGCTGGCGCTCAAGGCCGAGGGCCTTGCCGGCGGCACGCTGACGGGCACCCCCACGCGCCGCACGCTGCGCCGCCAACTGCACGAGGCGAAGACCGCCGCCGCCGATCCGGTCAGCGAGCTGACCCGCCGGCTGCGCGAGCGCGAAAAGGCCTTCCGCGCCGCCAACTATTACCTGGGCAAGAACAGCACGCTCGACGACGCCGACGGCACACCCCTGCTGGCCGAGCGGCTGCGCGAGCTGGGCCTGGCGGACCAGGCCTGGCTGCAGGCCGCATTGGCACAGCCGCACGACGGGCGCACGGTGGTCGTCACCCACTTTGCCCCCAGCCTGCGCAGCGCCGATCCACGCTACGGCCTCACGCCAGGGACTGCCGGCTTCTGCAACGCCCTGGACGGCTGGCTGGCGCAGGCCGACCTCTGGTTGCATGGCCACCTGCACTGCGCCCAGGACTACCGGGTGGGCCGCTGCCGCGTCGTCGCCAACCCGCTGGGCTACGCCACCAAGGGCGAGCAGGAGGGCTTCCTGGCACGGATGACACTCTCGCTGTGA
- a CDS encoding S8 family peptidase, producing MTSTRVKRLLPLAAAAIWLAACGGGDSTADTDAAANAGRVALDLAPYSAEEQQQVNALQAQAGNSEPRYIVTLNPAAVAEAMPRSRAILSAGHLAAARQQVAVQQVAQRLLAGRGARVLGHFSQALQGFAAAVPKAQAERFVAELADHPAVLAIERDRPVQATALRQAAAADGRWGLDRIDQARLPLDGWFTNTRDGSGVTVYVVDSGISAHGEFGARLLAGFDTIGDGTGTADCTGHGSHVAGIAAGATVGVAPGAQLVPVRVIGCGGSGWGSSLIQGLDWIATHGVRPGVVNLSLGSSASAATDQAVARLTSAGFTVVVSAGNDNADACKYSPARAASALTVGATDLRDTRAVFSNFGSCLDLFAPGTNITSATHTDAAALVTKQGTSMATPFVTGAAALVLQERPKLTAAQVGTQLTTQATASAVKSSGAGSKNKLLFVGPARQVAFPTPWDVHVESLGVATRKSGRSAWVATVTIAVHQEEGQPLKGVKVSARFSNSNALRSCVTAANGTCALSSSTLRLDLAAVTLAVSDLSGTALTYRPADNVLSAVTATVP from the coding sequence ATGACATCCACCCGGGTGAAAAGGCTGCTGCCCCTGGCCGCAGCGGCGATCTGGCTGGCCGCCTGTGGCGGCGGCGACAGCACGGCCGACACGGATGCTGCAGCCAACGCCGGCCGCGTGGCACTGGACCTGGCGCCCTACAGCGCCGAGGAGCAGCAGCAAGTCAACGCCCTGCAGGCGCAGGCGGGCAACAGCGAGCCGCGCTACATCGTCACGCTCAACCCCGCGGCGGTGGCCGAGGCCATGCCGCGCAGCCGCGCCATCCTGAGCGCAGGCCACCTGGCGGCAGCGCGCCAGCAGGTGGCCGTTCAGCAGGTCGCCCAGCGGCTGCTGGCCGGGCGGGGCGCTCGCGTGCTGGGCCACTTTTCCCAGGCGCTGCAGGGCTTTGCCGCCGCGGTGCCCAAGGCCCAGGCAGAGCGCTTTGTCGCCGAGCTGGCCGACCACCCCGCGGTGCTGGCCATCGAGCGGGACCGGCCGGTCCAGGCCACCGCCCTGCGCCAGGCCGCCGCTGCCGACGGGCGCTGGGGGCTGGACCGCATCGACCAGGCCCGGCTGCCGCTGGATGGCTGGTTCACCAACACCCGTGACGGCAGCGGCGTGACCGTCTACGTGGTGGATTCAGGCATCTCGGCACACGGCGAATTCGGCGCCCGGCTGCTGGCCGGCTTCGACACCATCGGTGACGGAACCGGCACCGCCGACTGCACCGGGCACGGCAGCCACGTGGCCGGCATCGCCGCCGGTGCCACGGTGGGCGTGGCGCCCGGGGCCCAGCTGGTGCCGGTGCGGGTGATCGGCTGTGGCGGTTCGGGCTGGGGCAGCTCGCTGATCCAGGGCCTGGACTGGATCGCCACCCATGGCGTGCGCCCCGGTGTGGTGAACCTGAGCCTGGGCAGCAGCGCCTCGGCAGCGACCGACCAGGCGGTCGCGCGGCTGACTTCCGCTGGCTTCACCGTGGTGGTCTCAGCGGGCAACGACAACGCCGACGCCTGCAAGTACTCGCCCGCCCGGGCTGCGTCGGCGCTGACCGTGGGGGCCACCGACCTGCGCGACACCCGCGCCGTGTTCTCCAACTTCGGCAGCTGCCTGGACCTGTTCGCGCCCGGCACGAACATCACCTCGGCCACACACACCGACGCCGCAGCGCTGGTGACCAAGCAGGGCACGTCCATGGCCACGCCCTTCGTCACGGGCGCCGCAGCGCTGGTGCTGCAGGAGCGGCCCAAGCTCACTGCGGCGCAGGTGGGCACGCAGCTGACCACGCAGGCCACCGCATCGGCGGTGAAGAGCTCGGGCGCCGGCAGCAAGAACAAGCTGCTCTTCGTCGGCCCGGCCCGGCAGGTGGCCTTTCCCACGCCGTGGGATGTGCATGTCGAGTCGCTCGGCGTGGCCACCCGCAAGAGCGGGCGCAGCGCCTGGGTGGCGACGGTGACGATCGCGGTGCACCAGGAAGAGGGCCAACCGCTCAAGGGCGTGAAGGTGTCGGCGCGCTTCTCCAACAGCAACGCGCTGCGCAGCTGCGTCACCGCCGCCAACGGCACGTGCGCGCTGAGTTCGTCCACACTGAGGCTGGACCTGGCCGCGGTGACGCTGGCCGTGAGCGACCTGTCCGGTACCGCGCTCACCTACCGCCCGGCAGACAACGTCCTGAGTGCCGTGACGGCCACGGTGCCCTGA
- the alaC gene encoding alanine transaminase, with product MSSAVSGKRRFARIDRLPPYVFNITAELKLAARRRGEDIIDLSMGNPDGATPPHIVAKLCEVAQRPDTHGYSASKGIPRLRRAISHWYQDRFGVEINPDSEAIVTIGSKEGLAHLMLATLDRGDTVLVPDPSYPIHIYGAVIAGADIRSIPMVPGVDFFAELERTIRGSYPKPKMMILGFPSNPTAQCVELGFFERVIALAKKHDILVVHDLAYADICFDGWRAPSIMQVPGAKDIAVEFFTLSKSYNMAGWRIGFMVGNPDLVAALARIKSYHDYGTFTPLQVAAIAALEGDQQCVKDIAATYQKRRDVLYKGLTEAGWPVDCPKASMYIWAKIPPHYAALGSLEFARQLLEKAKVCVSPGIGFGDHGDDHVRFALIENEGRIRQAVRGIKAMFKADGVGG from the coding sequence ATGTCGTCTGCCGTCTCCGGCAAGCGCCGCTTTGCGCGCATCGATCGCCTTCCCCCCTACGTCTTCAACATCACGGCCGAGCTCAAGCTTGCCGCCCGCCGGCGTGGCGAGGACATCATCGACCTGTCGATGGGCAACCCCGACGGGGCCACGCCGCCGCACATCGTTGCCAAGCTCTGCGAGGTGGCGCAGCGCCCCGACACGCACGGCTACTCGGCCAGCAAGGGCATCCCGCGGCTGCGCCGTGCGATCAGCCACTGGTACCAGGACCGCTTCGGCGTCGAGATCAACCCGGACAGCGAGGCCATCGTCACCATCGGCTCCAAGGAGGGCCTGGCGCACCTGATGCTCGCCACGCTGGACCGGGGCGACACGGTGCTGGTGCCCGACCCGAGCTACCCCATCCACATCTACGGTGCGGTGATCGCGGGTGCGGACATCCGCTCCATCCCGATGGTGCCCGGGGTGGACTTCTTCGCCGAGCTGGAGCGGACCATCCGCGGCAGCTACCCCAAGCCCAAGATGATGATCCTGGGCTTCCCGAGCAACCCGACGGCGCAGTGCGTGGAGCTGGGCTTCTTCGAGCGCGTGATCGCGCTGGCGAAGAAGCACGACATCCTGGTGGTGCACGACCTGGCCTACGCCGACATCTGTTTCGACGGCTGGCGCGCGCCCAGCATCATGCAGGTGCCGGGGGCAAAGGACATCGCGGTTGAGTTCTTCACCCTCAGCAAGAGCTACAACATGGCCGGCTGGCGCATCGGCTTCATGGTCGGCAACCCGGACCTGGTGGCCGCGCTGGCTCGCATCAAGAGCTACCACGACTACGGCACCTTCACGCCGCTGCAGGTGGCGGCCATCGCCGCACTCGAGGGCGACCAGCAGTGCGTCAAGGACATCGCCGCGACCTACCAGAAGCGCCGCGACGTGCTCTACAAGGGCCTGACCGAGGCGGGCTGGCCGGTGGACTGCCCCAAGGCGTCGATGTACATCTGGGCCAAGATCCCGCCGCACTATGCCGCGCTGGGTTCGCTGGAGTTCGCCCGCCAGCTGCTGGAGAAGGCCAAGGTCTGTGTCAGCCCGGGCATCGGTTTCGGCGACCACGGGGATGACCATGTGCGCTTTGCCCTGATCGAGAACGAGGGCCGCATCCGCCAGGCCGTGCGTGGCATCAAGGCGATGTTCAAGGCCGACGGCGTCGGCGGCTGA
- a CDS encoding Uma2 family endonuclease — MGHALTRTRLTPADFLAWEDTQAERHEFVDGEIFAMVGARRIHGIVSLNLASALKSQLKGTPCRVFAESMKLQVADDLFYPDVFVTCDARDLRTEQVFTAPTLIAEVLSPSTEAYDRGLKFTAYRRLASLREYLLIDPDSREVQLFRRGADGLFTLHDLSGQAEVTCESIGCQVSAAELFDGLDDLPGEAPAEGVLPPT; from the coding sequence ATGGGACACGCCCTGACCCGCACCCGCCTGACCCCCGCCGACTTCCTCGCCTGGGAGGACACACAGGCCGAACGCCACGAGTTCGTCGACGGCGAGATCTTCGCCATGGTGGGGGCTCGGCGCATCCACGGCATCGTCAGTCTCAACCTGGCATCGGCACTCAAGTCCCAGCTGAAGGGGACCCCCTGCCGAGTCTTTGCCGAGTCGATGAAGCTGCAGGTGGCCGACGACCTGTTCTACCCCGACGTCTTCGTCACCTGTGACGCCCGTGACCTGCGCACCGAGCAGGTTTTCACCGCACCCACGCTGATCGCCGAGGTGCTGTCGCCCTCGACCGAGGCCTATGACCGCGGGCTGAAGTTCACCGCCTACCGCCGCCTGGCCAGCCTGCGCGAGTACCTGCTGATCGACCCGGACAGCCGCGAGGTGCAGCTCTTTCGCCGCGGTGCAGACGGCCTGTTCACCCTGCACGACCTGAGCGGCCAGGCCGAGGTGACCTGCGAGAGCATCGGCTGCCAGGTCAGTGCCGCAGAACTCTTCGACGGACTGGACGACCTGCCTGGCGAGGCGCCGGCCGAAGGCGTCCTGCCGCCGACCTGA
- the mgrA gene encoding L-glyceraldehyde 3-phosphate reductase — protein sequence MKPTYAAAANRYESMPYRRCGASGLKLPALSLGLWHNFGDHTPLAVQREMVTTAFDLGITHFDLANNYGPPYGSAEINFGRLLREELRPYRDELIISTKAGWDMWPGPYGQGGGSRKYVLASLDQSLQRLGLDYVDIFYSHRFDAETPLAETAGALAHAVRQGKALYVGISSYSPGKTAEMARLLAAEGVPLLIHQPSYNLLNRVIERGLLDTLAQVGAGCIPFTALAQGLLSDKYLDGIPADARVNRPGGGSLQREHLSDANLARVRALDGIARQRGQSLAQMALAWVLRDARVTTTLIGASSAAQIRENVGALGNLAFSAEELAEIDRHAQEGGVDLWRAPSSDWQV from the coding sequence ATGAAGCCCACCTACGCCGCCGCCGCGAACCGCTACGAGTCGATGCCCTACCGCCGCTGTGGCGCCAGCGGGCTGAAGCTGCCCGCCCTCTCGCTGGGGCTGTGGCACAACTTCGGCGACCACACGCCGCTGGCGGTGCAGCGGGAGATGGTGACCACCGCCTTTGACCTCGGCATCACCCACTTCGACCTGGCCAACAACTACGGCCCGCCGTACGGATCGGCGGAGATCAACTTCGGCCGCCTGCTGCGCGAGGAGCTGCGGCCCTACCGCGACGAGCTGATCATCTCCACCAAGGCCGGCTGGGACATGTGGCCCGGCCCCTACGGCCAGGGCGGCGGCTCGCGCAAGTACGTGCTGGCCAGCCTGGACCAGAGCCTGCAGCGCCTGGGGCTGGACTACGTGGACATCTTCTACTCGCACCGCTTTGACGCCGAGACCCCGCTGGCCGAAACCGCTGGCGCACTGGCGCATGCGGTGCGGCAGGGCAAGGCGCTGTACGTGGGGATCTCGTCCTACTCGCCGGGCAAGACGGCGGAAATGGCCCGGCTGCTGGCCGCCGAGGGCGTGCCGCTGCTGATCCACCAGCCCAGCTACAACCTGCTCAACCGCGTCATCGAGCGCGGCCTGCTGGACACGCTGGCACAGGTCGGTGCGGGCTGCATCCCCTTCACCGCGCTGGCGCAGGGGCTGCTGTCGGACAAGTACCTGGACGGCATCCCGGCCGATGCGCGGGTGAACCGCCCCGGCGGCGGCTCGCTGCAGCGCGAGCACCTGTCCGACGCCAACCTGGCGCGGGTGCGCGCGCTGGACGGCATCGCCCGCCAGCGCGGCCAGAGCCTGGCGCAGATGGCGCTGGCCTGGGTGCTGCGCGATGCGCGCGTGACCACCACGCTGATCGGCGCCAGCAGCGCCGCGCAGATCCGCGAGAACGTCGGCGCGCTGGGCAACCTGGCCTTCAGCGCCGAGGAGCTGGCCGAGATCGACCGGCACGCGCAGGAAGGCGGCGTCGACCTGTGGCGCGCCCCCAGCTCGGACTGGCAGGTCTGA
- a CDS encoding PAS domain S-box protein, with the protein MIPATSLPSGETHAATATPGVQALLNAVPHTLGPQTALAQALLLMQEQPADCLLVIEACRPVGILTPRDVLRLYVQRLDPQGKCLADVMSSPVHSVATTTSVPAALQRMADLGIGQLAVVDEVGCLAGLLTRSVLERALLLERQVLALQADRARQRAVLDAIPDLVWMKDPDGVYVSCNPRFERFFGAAEADIRGKTDYDFVPRELADFFRANDRRAMERNAPTINEEELTFPDDGHHELTHTIKTPVRDADGRLLGVLGIGRDITALRRVEEEYRHLFARNPAPMLIYARDDLRLLTVNEAFEALYGYSASEACALHLTDLYPPEDRPALTQLANQLVGLAYAGEWRNVRRDGSVMHIVAQSHDVQHDGRDCRIAVITDVTPLHRNRERDLRRLSLLENLARGDGLDSLLRQLVLDYETAFPGSLCTVLLLCDNGLRVRLGAAPSLPDFYNQAIDGAPIGPVAGSCGAAMFHRRRVIVEDIETHPNWVPYLELARAARLGSCWSEPILGAGDQMLGSFAVYHREPRSPSEQELAYLDFSVQLAALAIAHANTAQQMRDSERRTREILHAVPDLIWVTDPQGLFRACNQRFAQFVGHTPEEIVGRTDRDLLPPDAFDALARADVSVAATRASVGSERWLSMPNTDERGLFEIIKTPLFDEAGELQGVLGVARDITLIKQGARAIADQERLVDTMFSQTTDSIALVDPATQHIVTFNDAACAGLGYTREQFKQLKPQDFQAEHSAAQIEENRQRALAGESLSFETRHRRADGSLQDAAMTLRLLSYAGRPLLSAVWRDVTQTKAREARIRRLNQAYAVLSGVNEAIVRVHDRQTLFAEACRITVEEGGLRLAWIGQVDPASQAIVPAAQAGPSDGYVENLSLSLTAPLGPTALALLQGQAMRVDDIARDPRTAPWRERALARGLHSSAAFPIHLNDRIEGCLNVYADQPGFFDADLMRLFERLSSNLGFALAFLAAEQELQRHRQHLEELVATRTTQLEALNQRLHREDERLRAMLLLSRLAASLDEEALWQRGLSEAMRLTGSRSARLATPAAAGQDERTLAQVGEPPADPAVATVVVPIEDEGRVACLLQAAGKDQPYDADDERELGLIGTELWGIVQRRRIELALEQAKHAADAASQAKTAFLANMSHEIRTPMNAIVGFAHLLRRDPLTPRQRDHLDKIADASEHLLQVINDILDFSKIEAHKVDLHLGAFDLAASLARIADMVHGRLRSKAVQFHVELAPSCPVHVVGDRLRLEQVLLNLANNAVKFTEQGSVAIRVTPLQRSDERTWLRFAVVDTGIGVSPAQSARLFEAFEQADASTTRRYGGTGLGLAISKRLVELMDGSIGMDSQPGQGSTFWFELPLGLADAPADTPATTPADAAPDAPDALDVPDGGARLRGARLLLAEDNPINQEVARDLLAALGAQVDIACDGAQALRMAAEQDYELILMDVQMPVMDGLEATAAIRRLPGRAAVPIVALTASAFAEDRRLGLDAGMNDFLIKPVEPEALRHSLLHWLREGDRLRGLGAAPASPMAASPRSVAPPSSGSTAASGAATLHLEPLAQHPGLDPKGALRRLRGDEKLYRRMLELFLAHHADDGPRLQAALQAAATAADRRAACDALRALAHGLVGTAATIGALALSTASRALEIAAVEQRSQAALATAVAQVERELNGCLPPLQAALAHPGAPGEPPAPPARPQPMADAGTVAAARAALERLRELLTLHDTEALDAFDQAHAPLVATLGAQARELGQRIHGFDFEAALVLVERLLDPHP; encoded by the coding sequence TTGATCCCAGCCACGAGCCTGCCTTCGGGTGAGACACACGCCGCCACTGCCACCCCGGGTGTGCAGGCGCTGCTCAACGCGGTGCCGCACACGTTGGGTCCGCAGACGGCACTCGCGCAGGCCCTGCTCCTGATGCAGGAGCAGCCGGCTGACTGCCTGCTGGTCATCGAGGCATGCCGCCCGGTCGGCATCCTGACCCCACGCGACGTGTTGCGCCTGTATGTGCAGCGGCTCGACCCGCAGGGCAAGTGCCTCGCCGACGTGATGAGCTCACCGGTGCACAGCGTAGCGACCACCACCTCCGTGCCTGCCGCGCTGCAGCGCATGGCCGACTTGGGCATCGGCCAGCTCGCGGTGGTCGACGAGGTCGGCTGCCTGGCCGGGCTGCTCACCCGCTCGGTGCTGGAACGTGCGCTGCTGCTGGAGCGGCAGGTGTTGGCCCTCCAGGCGGACCGGGCACGCCAGCGGGCCGTGCTCGACGCCATCCCGGACCTGGTCTGGATGAAGGATCCTGACGGCGTCTACGTCAGCTGCAACCCACGTTTCGAGCGTTTCTTCGGGGCCGCGGAGGCGGACATCCGTGGCAAGACCGACTACGACTTCGTGCCCCGCGAGCTGGCCGACTTCTTCCGTGCCAACGATCGCCGCGCGATGGAGCGTAACGCGCCGACCATCAACGAAGAGGAGCTGACCTTCCCGGACGACGGCCACCACGAACTCACCCACACCATCAAGACGCCCGTGCGCGACGCCGACGGGCGATTGCTGGGGGTGCTGGGCATCGGTCGCGACATCACCGCACTGCGCCGGGTCGAGGAGGAATACCGCCACCTGTTCGCCCGCAACCCGGCGCCGATGTTGATCTATGCACGCGACGACCTGCGCTTGCTGACCGTCAACGAGGCCTTCGAGGCCCTGTATGGCTACAGCGCCAGCGAGGCCTGCGCGCTGCACCTGACCGACCTCTACCCGCCCGAGGACCGACCGGCGCTCACCCAGCTGGCCAACCAGCTGGTCGGCCTGGCCTATGCGGGCGAGTGGCGCAACGTACGCCGGGACGGCAGCGTCATGCACATCGTCGCCCAGTCGCACGACGTCCAACACGACGGCAGGGACTGCCGCATCGCGGTGATCACCGACGTGACGCCGCTGCATCGCAACCGGGAGCGCGACCTGCGCCGCCTCTCGCTGCTGGAGAACCTGGCCCGCGGTGACGGCCTGGACAGCCTGCTGCGCCAGCTGGTGCTCGACTACGAGACGGCCTTCCCAGGCAGCCTGTGCACCGTGCTGCTGTTGTGCGACAACGGCCTGCGCGTGCGCCTGGGTGCCGCCCCCAGCCTGCCTGACTTCTACAACCAGGCCATCGACGGCGCGCCCATCGGTCCGGTCGCCGGCTCCTGCGGAGCGGCGATGTTCCACCGGCGCCGGGTGATCGTCGAGGACATCGAGACGCATCCCAACTGGGTGCCCTATCTGGAGCTCGCCCGCGCGGCGCGGCTGGGCTCCTGCTGGTCCGAGCCCATCCTGGGTGCGGGTGACCAGATGCTGGGCAGCTTCGCGGTCTACCACCGCGAGCCGCGCAGCCCCAGCGAACAGGAGCTGGCGTATCTGGATTTCTCGGTGCAGCTGGCGGCGCTGGCCATCGCCCATGCGAACACGGCCCAGCAGATGCGTGACAGCGAGCGCCGAACCCGCGAGATCCTGCACGCCGTCCCCGACCTGATCTGGGTGACGGATCCGCAGGGCCTGTTCCGCGCGTGCAACCAGCGGTTCGCGCAATTCGTGGGCCACACGCCGGAAGAGATCGTCGGCCGGACGGACCGGGACCTGCTCCCCCCCGACGCATTCGACGCGCTGGCCCGGGCCGATGTGAGCGTTGCCGCCACCCGCGCCAGCGTCGGCAGCGAACGCTGGTTGAGCATGCCGAATACCGACGAGCGCGGCCTGTTCGAGATCATCAAGACCCCGCTGTTCGACGAGGCCGGGGAGTTGCAGGGGGTGCTCGGCGTAGCCCGCGACATCACGCTGATCAAGCAGGGCGCGCGGGCCATTGCCGATCAGGAGCGTCTGGTCGACACGATGTTCAGCCAGACCACCGATTCGATCGCGCTGGTCGACCCCGCCACCCAGCACATCGTGACCTTCAACGACGCCGCCTGCGCCGGGCTGGGCTACACACGCGAGCAGTTCAAGCAACTCAAGCCGCAGGACTTCCAGGCCGAGCACTCCGCCGCGCAGATCGAGGAGAACCGCCAGCGGGCCCTCGCAGGCGAGTCACTGTCCTTCGAGACCCGCCACCGCCGCGCCGACGGCAGCCTGCAGGACGCGGCCATGACGCTGCGACTGCTGAGCTATGCCGGCCGGCCGCTGCTGTCGGCCGTGTGGCGCGACGTCACCCAGACCAAGGCCCGCGAGGCGCGCATCCGCCGGCTCAACCAGGCCTACGCGGTGCTCAGCGGCGTCAACGAGGCGATCGTGCGCGTGCATGACCGCCAGACCCTGTTCGCCGAGGCCTGCCGCATCACGGTCGAGGAAGGTGGCCTGCGGCTGGCCTGGATCGGCCAGGTTGACCCGGCCAGCCAGGCGATCGTTCCGGCGGCACAGGCCGGGCCCTCCGATGGCTATGTCGAAAACCTGAGCCTGAGCCTGACCGCGCCACTCGGACCGACGGCCCTGGCGCTGCTCCAGGGCCAGGCGATGCGGGTGGACGACATTGCCCGCGACCCCCGCACGGCACCTTGGCGCGAGCGGGCCCTCGCACGAGGCCTGCACTCCAGCGCGGCTTTCCCGATCCATCTGAACGATCGCATCGAGGGCTGCCTGAACGTCTACGCCGACCAGCCCGGTTTCTTCGACGCCGACCTGATGCGCCTGTTCGAGCGGCTGAGCAGCAACCTGGGCTTCGCACTGGCCTTCCTGGCCGCCGAGCAGGAGCTGCAGCGCCACCGCCAGCATCTGGAGGAACTGGTGGCCACCCGCACCACGCAGCTGGAGGCCCTCAATCAGCGCCTTCACCGCGAGGACGAGCGGCTGCGCGCCATGCTGCTGCTGAGCCGGCTGGCTGCTTCGCTGGACGAGGAGGCCCTCTGGCAGCGTGGCCTGAGCGAGGCCATGCGTCTGACCGGCAGCCGCAGCGCTCGCCTGGCAACGCCTGCGGCGGCGGGGCAGGACGAGCGCACCCTGGCCCAGGTGGGCGAGCCACCCGCGGACCCTGCGGTGGCGACCGTCGTGGTGCCGATCGAAGACGAGGGCCGCGTCGCCTGCCTGCTCCAGGCCGCCGGCAAGGACCAGCCCTATGACGCCGACGACGAGCGCGAACTGGGCCTGATCGGCACCGAGCTCTGGGGCATCGTTCAGCGCCGCCGCATCGAGCTCGCGCTGGAGCAGGCCAAGCACGCCGCCGATGCAGCCAGCCAGGCGAAGACCGCCTTCCTGGCCAACATGAGCCACGAGATCCGCACACCGATGAACGCCATCGTCGGCTTCGCGCACCTGCTGCGCCGCGATCCGCTGACGCCGCGCCAGCGCGACCACCTCGACAAGATCGCCGACGCCAGCGAGCACCTGCTGCAGGTCATCAACGACATCCTCGATTTCTCCAAGATCGAGGCCCACAAGGTGGACCTGCACCTCGGTGCCTTCGACCTCGCCGCCAGCCTGGCGCGCATTGCCGACATGGTGCACGGCCGCCTGCGCAGCAAGGCGGTGCAGTTCCACGTCGAGCTCGCGCCCAGTTGCCCGGTGCACGTGGTCGGCGACCGGCTGCGCCTGGAGCAGGTGCTGCTCAACCTGGCGAACAACGCGGTCAAGTTCACCGAACAGGGCTCGGTCGCGATCCGGGTGACCCCGCTGCAGCGCAGCGATGAGCGCACCTGGCTGCGCTTCGCGGTGGTCGACACCGGCATCGGCGTCAGCCCGGCGCAGTCCGCCCGGCTGTTCGAGGCCTTCGAGCAGGCCGACGCCTCCACCACACGCCGCTATGGCGGCACCGGACTGGGCCTGGCCATCAGCAAGCGCCTGGTCGAGCTGATGGATGGCAGCATCGGCATGGACAGCCAGCCCGGCCAGGGCAGCACCTTCTGGTTCGAACTGCCGCTGGGCCTGGCCGACGCGCCCGCCGACACCCCGGCGACCACACCGGCGGACGCCGCGCCGGATGCGCCGGATGCGCTGGATGTGCCGGACGGCGGCGCACGCCTGCGCGGCGCCCGCCTGTTGCTCGCCGAGGACAACCCCATCAACCAGGAGGTGGCGCGCGACCTGCTCGCTGCCCTCGGGGCGCAGGTGGACATCGCCTGCGATGGTGCGCAGGCGCTGCGCATGGCCGCCGAGCAGGACTACGAGCTGATCCTGATGGACGTGCAGATGCCGGTGATGGACGGCCTGGAGGCCACCGCGGCGATCCGGCGCCTGCCCGGGCGCGCCGCGGTCCCCATCGTCGCCCTGACGGCCAGCGCCTTCGCCGAGGACCGCCGCCTGGGGCTGGACGCGGGCATGAACGACTTCCTGATCAAGCCGGTCGAGCCGGAGGCCCTGCGGCACAGCCTGCTGCACTGGCTGCGCGAAGGCGATCGCCTGCGCGGACTCGGCGCGGCGCCCGCCTCGCCAATGGCCGCTTCGCCGCGGTCTGTGGCCCCTCCCTCGTCAGGCAGCACCGCTGCCAGCGGCGCAGCGACACTGCATCTGGAGCCACTGGCACAGCACCCCGGACTCGATCCGAAGGGCGCCCTGCGCCGCCTGCGCGGCGACGAGAAACTCTACCGGCGCATGCTGGAACTCTTTCTGGCGCACCACGCCGACGACGGCCCGCGCCTGCAGGCCGCCTTGCAGGCCGCGGCGACCGCGGCAGACCGCAGGGCAGCCTGCGACGCCTTGCGCGCGCTGGCCCATGGGCTGGTCGGCACGGCCGCCACCATCGGTGCCCTGGCGCTGAGCACGGCCAGCCGGGCGCTGGAGATCGCTGCCGTCGAGCAACGCAGCCAGGCGGCCCTGGCAACGGCGGTCGCGCAGGTGGAGCGTGAGCTGAACGGCTGCCTGCCGCCGCTGCAGGCCGCGCTCGCCCACCCAGGCGCGCCAGGTGAGCCACCTGCGCCGCCGGCCCGCCCCCAGCCGATGGCCGACGCCGGCACCGTTGCAGCCGCCCGAGCCGCACTGGAGCGCCTGCGCGAACTGCTCACGCTGCACGACACCGAGGCCCTGGACGCCTTCGACCAGGCCCATGCGCCCCTGGTGGCCACCCTGGGCGCGCAGGCCCGCGAGCTGGGGCAGCGCATCCACGGCTTCGACTTCGAAGCGGCGCTGGTGCTGGTCGAACGGCTGCTCGACCCGCACCCGTGA